The Alphaproteobacteria bacterium US3C007 genomic interval CCGCGACCAAAGCCCCGGATAAGCGCACCGAAACCATGGTCGCATCGCCCAATAATTCCTGTGTATAAATCGGTGCTGTTATATTGCCATCCACCTCAACGACCTGTGCATCTTCGGCGCGAAACCCTAAAGTGACAGGTCCGTCTGGAACCTCGCCAACCTCGATCTGTGTATGCTCAGCGCTGAAAACTCCTTTCGACACCTGACCTTCAATCAAATTCATTGCAGGATTTCCGATAAAACTTGCAACAAAGGCATTTGCTGGACGATCGTAAATTTCTGTGGGCGAGCCAACCTGCTGCACCACCCCTTCCTTCATCACCACAACACGGTCCGCCAAGGTCATCGCTTCGATCTGATCATGGGTCACATAAATTGTAGTAACCTTCAATTCATGGCTCAGGTTTTTGATTTGTGCCCGAGTCGAGACGCGCAATTTAGCATCCAAATTTGAAAGGGGCTCATCCATTAAAAACAGATTTGGTTCGCGAACGATCGCGCGCCCCAAAGCCACACGCTGGCGCTGACCACCGGACAACTCTGCCGGTTTCCGGTGCAAAAACTCGTCCAACTCAACCATTGCGCTGGCACGGCGCACTTTTGCATCATGCAATTTGGGGTCGGTGCCGCGTACCTTCAGAGGGAACCGAATGTTTTCATAAACATTCATATTCGGGTAAAGCGCATAGCTTTGAAACACCATTGCAACATCTCGGTCTTTTGGCTCAAGATCGTTGATCCGCTTGCCATCCACTATAATGTCACCTGATGTGGCATCTTCTAGCCCCGCGATCATCCGCATTGTGGTCGTCTTTCCGCAGCCCGAGGGACCAAGCAGAACCAAAAACTCTTTATCTGCAATGGTAAGGTTGAAATCATCCACACCAACAAAACTGCCCCATCGCTTTGACAGGTTACGCAACTGGATTTCAGCCATTAATTCTCCCCAACGAAAATTCTTGTATCCGCCGAAGCAAACACTAGACTCAGAACATTGAATTTGGCAAGTAGTTTTCGCATACGCATGCAAAATTATAGCCAAGCAGAGGTAGATATGAACTTTTCCGAACAAAAACAATTGGTTAAAAAATTTTATGCAGATCTAGATGCCGCCTCTGAACAGGATCTTCCAGCGATCGTAAAACAATATTGCGGCGCCGATTATTTTTGGCGTGGTTTTCATCCTTTCAACGAGCTGCAAGGTGCAGAGCAAGTTGCAACAACGTTTTGGCAACCCCTGCGCACAGCCTTGACCTCACTGCAACGCCGTATGGATATTTTTATGGCGGGTGAGAATAAACTGCCCAACCATGAGGGCGTTTGGGTGATCTCGATGGGCCATTTGATGGGATTGTTTGATGCCCCATGGTTGGGTCTCGCGCCAACTGGTAAGATTGCAATGCTGCGCTATTGCGAATTTCATAAAGTTGAACAGGGCAAAATCACAGAAACCGCGATGTTTTTTGATATCCCACATCTGATGATGCAAGCCGGTTTAAGCCCGTTTCCACCGCAAACCGCCGCGCATTTGGTTCAACCCGGCCCAGTGACTCATGAGGGGTTAATGTTTGATCCGCAGGATCCAGAAGAAGGGCGTAAAACGCTGGCTACGATCGACTATATGGTTGGCGATATAAAAACCTGGAAAGGCGGGCGCGAGGAGCCATTGGTCGATGAACTGCGCCGCAGTTGGACAGAAGATATGATCTGGTGGGGGCCTGCTGGCATTGGTGCCACCTATACAATTGAGCGCTATGCAAAGCAGCATTCCGGCCCCTTTCGCGCAGGGTTTAAAGACCGTATTTTCAATGGGCATCTCTGCCGGATTGCCGAGGGTCAATTTGGTGGATTCTTTGGTTGGCCAAACCTGAGCCTCACGCCAACCGGCGGCTTTATGGGCATGCCGGCCAGCACTTTAGCGGGAGATATGCGGGTTATTGACATGTATCGGCGCGAAGGAGACAAACTGGCCGAGAATTGGATTTTTATCGATCTGCTTCATTTTTGGAAAATGCAGGGGGTGGATATTCTAGAGCGCATGCAAACCGTTCCACGCACCTAAGGCATCTGCAGGCTGCCCCCACTTTGGCCAAAGGAGCTATGATTACGCAAAATTTTAGATTGATAACAGCCTATCTTTTGCA includes:
- a CDS encoding nuclear transport factor 2 family protein; protein product: MQNYSQAEVDMNFSEQKQLVKKFYADLDAASEQDLPAIVKQYCGADYFWRGFHPFNELQGAEQVATTFWQPLRTALTSLQRRMDIFMAGENKLPNHEGVWVISMGHLMGLFDAPWLGLAPTGKIAMLRYCEFHKVEQGKITETAMFFDIPHLMMQAGLSPFPPQTAAHLVQPGPVTHEGLMFDPQDPEEGRKTLATIDYMVGDIKTWKGGREEPLVDELRRSWTEDMIWWGPAGIGATYTIERYAKQHSGPFRAGFKDRIFNGHLCRIAEGQFGGFFGWPNLSLTPTGGFMGMPASTLAGDMRVIDMYRREGDKLAENWIFIDLLHFWKMQGVDILERMQTVPRT
- a CDS encoding ABC transporter ATP-binding protein gives rise to the protein MAEIQLRNLSKRWGSFVGVDDFNLTIADKEFLVLLGPSGCGKTTTMRMIAGLEDATSGDIIVDGKRINDLEPKDRDVAMVFQSYALYPNMNVYENIRFPLKVRGTDPKLHDAKVRRASAMVELDEFLHRKPAELSGGQRQRVALGRAIVREPNLFLMDEPLSNLDAKLRVSTRAQIKNLSHELKVTTIYVTHDQIEAMTLADRVVVMKEGVVQQVGSPTEIYDRPANAFVASFIGNPAMNLIEGQVSKGVFSAEHTQIEVGEVPDGPVTLGFRAEDAQVVEVDGNITAPIYTQELLGDATMVSVRLSGALVAVKADKNYRAAIEDEVSFRIPSELCHLFDAQTGARIGG